From the genome of Nicotiana tabacum cultivar K326 chromosome 17, ASM71507v2, whole genome shotgun sequence:
gagtgaagattgaaaccaagtatgaagattgtggtaatatcgctgattcgagaatttatgcctggagggtgCTAGGTTCATttagttgtggactgtggaagcttgttccggttatgatggttgttcttgtgtgttatgggaaaaagggttattatggatccttaaaaggttattagcctagtacagtgcgatcagaatcggcttgaggtatgtggatggacttaaatatgaatatgggctctatatcaggccggatgtgttcatttcagcataagcGCTCCCTATGGAGAAGTATTCGaacgttggatgtcgtttcgttgtcggttatttcatgtaatactatattgtgccgtgtgagttgtgagacggcttgataaatttcttatgtgttgaggttccgcgtagcgatggtgttatgtgagcatgATGGTTCTCGatattcagatcatatatcgcaccttagttgtgcttgagttttgtagagTATGGCGCTGTCGGTCCTCCCAGGGATAGTAtcatgcacttagcgtgcttgtgtccaATATTCGAATATTTTgcagtaatgagcattctagcacggtaagtattttttttataaattctttttgtgcagatcgggtggcacgccgccacgagtaTATTGTTTGgattaggttgcacgccgcaatggtatcatgtgtagatcggattgcatgccgtaacagtgtgatgttgagtatagtcccctatattctattttgtgtgttttgtgtcccattttctgaggaaggttcatgacacctttcagttgtttaattagtcacgtgggttaaGTAATCCTTtacagagttcgttttccttatgtatcgcaatcgaatccgtagcttattagctcattgtggcgtcatatgaggctttttgatcgtgtctgaggtggcttattgcctgagcaacttatactgggtgagacgagattattggatccaGGATAAGTACGAtcagattatatgaagtataataaagagcaaataccattatttggtccgtaatgaggcaatggttcttatcagaaggagaaactcaataatttgttgactcggcagttggttatgaatttctacacatttcttccctCGTGGAAGCATTGCAaaagttggaacaggacttataggTATTATGAGATGTGTTGTGGATATCAGATTCGTGGAATCTTGACTATTGTTATcggggatgttattatgggcatatgAATGGTGctgtgcatggtctaaattcaaccaaggtatgcaatcctgtattggtgcgtcatgtagtgattgatacagtgttcgTAGGTTAGAAACATGCAtagtggagaattctggatgctagaattgggctctaaggcttaattGCCTAAATAAATGGGAGAATCTTCAAATTTGCtagagctaatgtgctcaattgggtgtggtagcacgggtaggttcTCGAAGTGGTAAACAGTGGTTTTGAATAACTCCGGAACAGTCCTtaacacgttcgaggatgaacgtatatttaagtgggagagaatgttgtgagcacctaatttttgactatatttgaatttttatcaccttctactatgtaaatattttcagaatttaatatatattttttagctttgttatatatagaaaaattattaataatttaaaaggtcaattattactattagtatttattactattagtattatttttattattattgttatctttatttttaaataaaatgaattaaaaaccgaaaataaataaaaattaattattattatttttttaaaataaatttcggatgggaattaaaaaataggaaaagtagaaatataaaattaaaaagtaaaagtaaaagtaggtagaaattgtttaataaaaaaagtaaaagaaagtggaaaattaaaaaaataaaagtaaaagaatgtggaaatttaaaaaataaaaagtaaaataaagttggaattaaaaaataaaagtaagggtatctgatttttttttaaaaaaaacagtaaaagtaagtgggaaataaaaaaagaaaagtaaaataagtaagaaataaaataagaaaagtaaaaagtgggattttaaatatattaaaggtaaaaaaagtgagaaattaaaaaataaaagtaaaggaaagtgggaaattatttttttaaaaaaataagaaaaatgggaagtggaaattctttttaattaaaaataaaaaaaataaaaagataaaaaaactaaaaatctgaaaattccgaaatttttttctataaatagaagagaaatgtgatgaaaaagagagagagagagagagagaaagtaaaaaatagggaggaaggaattgagaaaaattaatttttctttttctaggataaagaaatttctactcgtgtcattctttcttcggctttctttcgaaaaatccagcagCTTCACCACCCCCAAAACCACCAGCCCTTGACCACTTTTGAGCTAtcattaacccccccccccccccccccccccaaaaaaaaaagctccaaaaatagcCACTAAATCGTTAGTTTTGCAAAGTCGATTGAGGTTGCAATTTGAGATTTGCCGCTCGAGTTTTCCGTGGTCCGAAGGGTCCAGTTGAGAGCTATCCGATCGTTGAGTGGTTGTAATTTAaatccacaatcatcaatacaaaggttcacttctctttctattttgtttttttttctcattaATGTTTTGGGTCACTCTATTTTAATTTAACTTTGAGTATGATATGATCAAGTTCGCATCTGAGTGTGCTAAGATTAATTTGTTCTCATGTTGATTATTTGTTAAGATTAATTTATTGTCCTCTTTAGTAGTTCATATGgttaattttattgatgaatatgtattaattcgttacttttcttgtttattcaatgaagtaatggctttccattttagcatgctttagtttcattttgatcTCCTATCTTAGTGACTAAATTGGTCCTGCCTGTATCTATCTTTTCCTGCCATAAATTTAGTCTAATTTCAAATATTGGTTAGCAGTAAGATTATAAGAGATTAGGTTGGGCCATGATTGGTGTAAGACTTTAATTGGACTTCCCTAGCTTATTTATGGGCTAATTGTTGCACatgaccaaaaacaaataaacattcaCAAGTTAGCCAACtttttccataattaatttatttcatttcctccataacaatatacatacctcatgaccttacaataatgtCAAAATTAGTAATTAAATAATATTCGAACACCGTAGCTtgatttaggcgcgattaataataaatcatcgtgactatgggtacggttcctgtggcatagtcatgatacgtaaacccccattcaagtgcgcgtttcacgcgacttgaccataacttcaaataataataaaaataaacatgttgtaaatcgcgggtgtgtttcacgtggcgcggtttgcaatgtgtaccaaaacgacaagtgtgcgacatcgcgacttgttcaaataaattccataaatattaaaaagcggttaaaagacaaaaatgcacaataggtttaaaacatgtaataaatcagataattacgccaagtattaattgttaagcgaccgtgctaaaaccacggaactcgggagtgcctcacaccttctcccaagttaacagaattccttactcggtcttctgtgttcgcgaaaaataaatagagtcaatctcctagatttgggatttaaaataaatcggtgacttgggacaccataaattattccaagtcgagactctgaataaataaataatcccatttcgaataatgtcacttaaattggaaaaactccctatcccctcgggaaaaaggaggtgtgacagctctggcgactctgctggggaataagaacccagaatctctggttcagggttcagaattcgagcttagaatagctattatacttggcttttatttattatctaatttttacgtgtttgagcctaatgtgctaaatgctattttttaccgctttgatattgcttgaactgtatataaactgttacgaaaccctattctctctgagtcttctaaatcttttgggaagcgtgcgcttcgcgtggcttcttttctgttagagtcatatcctaattttagaacgaggttcggacaagttgcaaagccggtgaagcttctgtattcccggtacgctgtcccccggctcgagttgtctgctcgggtaagccaggtctagaacaacacACCTAGGatctaaacctagaataacatagcctaatgccggatccctagtaggaacgtttatttgcatcacgtgaatttgactttggggactcaacataggggttgggttcgtctaggacaggtgtacccaatatattggaccatcttgatgcattttacgtgctacttgtgcatatgtttgtttcggcttgcatgttgaccggcttctagaatagggaaagggaaccaagaaaaaacaaagagtgaGGTAGGAAAAAAAAACATTACCCGGTTTTGAAAATCCAGGTATTTGAAAAATACTGAAActctgaaaaaaaaaagttattttcaaAATAAGTCGTGTTTTCCTATTGCTCCAAAAcctaccgaactacgcgggtctgattctcacctgatgtgagatacgtaggcaacccctatCAGGTCCGACCACATTTTTTCAAAACTAACCAAATTAAGAACCTTTTAAAACATGATCATCTCCCGGGGTCGTTCTTGTGAAAATAGCCTTAAAACATTCTCCTGGAGCGCCAGAAGGCTGTTTTCACAAGAATAGCCACAATGTAAACCCAAGTCAGTCTTTTCTCCTATAAACAACCTCAGTTGGCAGAAACAACCCTAAAAACTTTTCTCAAGTGCTGaaagggccgtatttgcaaaaaaaaattgttacGAAATTTACTGAtttggatttttaaaatcaaCCACTTTGTGTTTTTGGAAAAtgtgttggttttgatttttgtcctcaatttgtgtgcagaatgagcaccgtTGAGAATGTACCTTTTCGGGTCGTAGATGAGATTCCACTAGGACTCCACATATGGTGGAATGACCCGGGGGAGGTCAGTAAGCTTTATATGACAAACGCTTTAGGTGGGCTCACCGGGCTTCTGAAAATTAAACCAAGGGTTGATATAATTGAAGCtttgataccgttttgggacgtgacgcacaatgttttccacttctctgattttgagtTGACCCCTTTGCTAGAAGAGATGGTAGGTTATGTTGGTCTTGACGGGAATCTCAGGCACCGATATCCAGTAGCACCAAGACCTGTAACTCCTCATAAGTTTTTGGACTTTCTAAACATTAGCCGGCAGGTTAAagatggaaatttggccaaaggattttgcGCATTCCACTTCTTATACAGCCGGTATTGGGATCCCCGAGGATTTGAGGCTCCAGACAATGGTTTGAGTCATCAGGGAAAtaaaaacaaatgggaagcacaTAGAGGTTTAGCCTTCGTAGTTGCCATTTTAGGCACTCTGATATGCCCAAGGAGTGACAGACATATAGAGCTAGGACTTGCAGGAATGGCCGACTTTATGGTCAAAAAGGCCAACGGCACTCTTATACCGATGATTCTCGCAGAAATCTATCGAGATCTAACCGCCTGTCGAGCTGGGACAAagttctttgagggttgcaacttgcttttCAAATGGGGCTGGTGGAACATCTTTGCCATCGCCCGAGGTACATGAACTACGGTCTGACTGGACTCGATTGCATTGAAGAATATGGAAACCGGGTAAACGGTCATGAGTTACCGGAGGGTACTGAGGCTTGGTTCGCGTATTTGGGTTTTTTGATCGCAAACCGAATTGAGTGGACTTTCAGTTGGCTCACGGTCAATGAGGTTATTTACATGTCTGTCGGAGTGTGCTTTCTTTTATTGATGGGACTTCGGAGTATTCATCCATATGCTCTGCATCGAGTCCTACGCCAATTGGGAAGATACCAAACAGTCCCttatgatgaagatttgagtccacGGGTTATTGAACTATGCCCAAAAGCCGCATTCCTAGAAGAAAAGGTTTGCCAGATTTGGCACCAATGTAGGTTTCTGGAGCCATAGACTCAAGTACGGGATTGTTCCTCGGGTGAAGTAGAATCTAAATACACAGCCTGGTATGGTAAGAGAGTTCAAGTCGACCAAGAGACAGAATAGCCAGCCaaaagaccccatgtccaacaattcaccgatGGAGCGTGAGAACAGTGGGTTTGGTTAGCTAAAGAAAAGGAATACCGGACTACCATAAGCAAGCTAGAGGACAAAATCAAAAACCTCAAATTTAACAGTAGTTTGCAGGCTGCCGAGgatgaaggaaaaaagaaaaggttggcccgagaaaatgaagccctccgagctcagattcagaaaatgaaaatagttaCTGAAAACCCGGTAAAAAGCAAAAACAATGAAAGACTCATAAGCAATCTGAGGCAGAAAGTTCATGATTATGGGTTTGATATGACAAAGGCCGAGGATGAATTGGCAAAAGCTCGGGAAAAATTAGCGAATAATGCAGAAGAATGGGCAAGGTGTGTTCAGTATTTAAAGCAAAAGTATGATAGAGGGGTCACGATCTTAAGGGAAAAGCTGACTaatctcaaaaaataaaatggtCCAACAGACAAAGGATTTCAAAGCTGAAAGAGAGCATTGCTATACATTAATTTTCCGATTGGAAGAAGTCATACAACAATTGCAAGACCAAAATCATACGGCCACACAAGTGTTGGAGGCCCGGTCTTAGCAAATTGGACGTTTGCTCCAAGAAAAGGGCGTCATTAGAATGAGGATTAAAGAAATCGCTGATTACGTCGCAATGAAATGCCATGAATGCGAAGATATGCCAGGTCCATGTTCTTTACTTCTGTGATGACCTTTGTCCGTCATGTGATGGATGATTTAGAGTACCTTCAAGAAGAGATTGCACGCAGGCCCACGTCGAGACCGACTGATGTACCACGGGGCCCCGGAGTAGTATTAGAGGCTCTTATGTATTcctgatttttatttatttattatttttggcttTGTGTCTGTATTTTACCTTTTCGagtctatttttttgttttgagtATGTATGTTTAATCATCAGTATTTCCAAAAtctttgtaatagaaaaacccaaaaagattttatttaatgaaatattgaaaaaaaaccaaaaaccaaaattttcttttcttttattctgcatttacttcctgaactacgtaatgatctgattcatgcggcgtcatgatacgtaggcaatccccatcagaTTCGTTCGTAGCAATAGACAATCtgagtgaaaaataaagaaaaagagagaaaaagaaggaaaattgagtgaacaagaaagaaaaaagagtgaaaaataaaagagcaaaaacaacaataagggaaggaaaaagaaataagGATTCGAAATTTGAGAAAAGAGATAATAAAGCCGGGATAAAACATACATCCGTTGCAAAGATATTTAGAAACATTTAATTGTTtaagtgcattgcatccccaatatgcGATTCCTTATCTGTTAAATATCTCAAACTAACCAGGTTGTTATGTGTGCAAATACAAAGGTCCTgtttaggtggttggttttgtggtaatctggcttcCCATCCTTACTTCACGAGATCTAAAGGCAATGTTCCTATGGCCTCTAAAAGTCATCTACAAATTATTGAGCCTGAGGATAGTCATGTATCGGCTATTCCACAATCAGAGTCTGCAGCCACTGAGGAAAATAGGAGGCTGCGCGTCCGCATGTTAGAAATATGGGACGCTTGGTATAATGGCAAAGaaccacccagtataatccccGGATTTCCTGAACTACTTCCCAGGACGAGTTGAATCTCTAATGTCCCCATCCCCGTAACAAACCCATTCATCCCGTTTGGGTACCCCACTATATCGGCCAATTTCACCGGTATGCCTTCCgaggttcgcccccaggcaccATTTTCAGGGGTACCTTGTACATTATTCACCGCACCACCAGTCTCTACTACGGCACAACCAACAGTTCCCAGGCCATGCTTCGAGACTTCAACTTTCACTTTTCAAGTCCCGCAATTTCAGCTAGACAACGCTCATGTTACCTTAAACTCTTACCCTCAGCACCCGCAGTTTGAGTCTCCTATGGAACAAGAAAGAGCTATGAGAAACCCCGAGCAAGAAGAGATGGTTCGAAAGATGAAAAGCCTCGAAAAAGGTCTGAAGAACATACAAGgcctgagtggccaaaagagtgtctccTACTCCGATCTGTGTATGTTTCCTCAAGTACGACAGGCACGGAAACCCGATCGCTCATTTGAAAAGATATTGCAATCAgctgagaggggcaggtggaaaagaagaacttTTGATGGCCTATTTCGGGGAGAGCTTGACGGGAATTGCGTCAGAATGGTACATAGATCAGGACATCTCCcattggcatatatgggatgacttGGCCCGAGATTTCGTCAGGCAATTTCAATACAATATTGATATAGCTCCTGATAGGAATTCTCTAACCAATTTCTAGAAGAAAACCGCGGAAAGCTTCCGTGAATATGCTATCAAGTGGCGTGAGAAAGCATCCAGAGTGAAACTGCCTATGGATGAGGCATAAATGGAAAATGTTTTCTTGCAGGCCCAAGAGGCCAATTACTTTCATaacatgatgtctgcaatgggCAAACCTTTTGCAGAGGCcataaaaatgggagaaatgggagaaaatggcttgaaaactggCCGAATCATAAGCCAATCTGCTTTGAGAGCCACCTCCCAAGCCATCCAGAACGGCTCGGGAGGTTTAGCAAATCGAAAGAAGAGGGAAGAAGGAGCCATGATGACTTCAGGTTTGAGAGGCCCCCATCGATCTCACGATCATTCTTACCTACCTTccagaaccccacaacactactaccccccaTCAAGATGCAGCATATGtcgtggcaccgcctccctatgcggtgatgaatgccAAACCTTATACACGGCCACAACAACACTAcaaccaaaaccgagctccacctcctagaaataactatccttaccaagctccatataactCCTGTCCCCCACAAAATAATTACCAACATAATACACGCCCTCGTGAGCATCCTAGGAGAAATGacttcacccctattggtgagtCCTACTCTAGCCTGTTTCCAAAATTAGTCCAGATGGGTCTATTGCAACTTGTGCCTCCAAACCAGCAAAATCCGGAATCTCCATCATACCGTCCCGGTACTAGGTGTGCCTATCATTCGGGGGCAGAGGATCATGATACGGAGGATTGTTGGACTCTCAAGAGAGCTGTTGAGAATTTGATAGAAGAAAAACGAGTGGTGCTGAGGGACGAGGAAGTCcccaatgtgactaacaatctaTTACCGactcacaacaacgggccggtcattggaatgatttgtgatgataAAGAGTTTTATCCAGCTTTGAAAGCTATCATCGCCATTGTCGATTCAGAGGCAAGACCTAAAGCGGCGGTGAAACAAGCCAGAAATGAGAAGAAAATCACTCTAACTCCTCAAGTTGTAGAAACAAATACTGGGGCAGCACCTGCTAAGTACGCAATTCTCTATGTTCCTAGGGCCCCAAGGAAAGAACAACTCATGTTGAACACTCCCAAAAGATTTGAGTAGAGGAAACTCATGCTAAATGTGCCAAAGTTGTATGTGCCAAAAGGGACTTATGTGGCGCGGGGGCCgataatttcaccaaggctgaatgagcccgtaGTTATTAGTCGCGCACCACAGAGCCCTATGAGAGACCCCACTGCAGTCCCCTGGAATTATAGCAAAACAGTGGttacttacaaggggaaagagattATAGGAGATTTGAACGAAATGAACCAACCTAGGAAGTACCACAACCCAGAAGAGCAAAAGATGTTAAAACTGAGCAAGGATAAACGGTTTCTGCCTAAGAAGCCTGTGAGTTCTGAGGAAGCAGAAGAGTTTTTCGAAAAATGAAAACTTCGGAATATGTAATAATTGACCAGCTCAGGAAGACTCCTTCCCAGGTTTCACTTTTATCTCTTTTTATTAGCTCAAATGAACATCAGAAGGTACTCCTGAAAACATTGAATGAGGCATATGTCCCGATTTAAACTTCAGTTGAATAACTGGAAAGAATGGCTGAACAATTCTTTGAAGTTAATAGGATTTCCTTCAGCCATGATGATTTGCCCCAAGAGGGAGCcgcccacaacaaagcccttcacTTGACTGTCAAATGCGAAGGTTATTATATGAAGAGAGTCATGCTAGATGGTGGGTCTGGGGTcgacatttgccctctctcaatGCTCCAGAGGATGAAAATTGGAACAGAAAGAATCAGACCAAACAATGTATGTGTGCGCGCTTTTGATGGTGTCAAACGAGACACAATATGGgaaattgatttgattttgaccaTTGGCCCTGTGGATTTCGAAGTAACTTTCCAGGTTCTGGACATGGATACTTCATATAATTTTCTCCTaggaagaccatggattcacgctgCAGGAGCTGTGCCCTCCACTCTTCATCAAAGGGtcaaatttgaacatgaaaaccaAGAAATTGTTGTCCACGGGGAGGATGAACAGTCCATTTACAGGGACCCTTCAGTCCTATGTCTCTAAGCTAGAGAAGGAAGTGAGCACATTGTTTAACAAGCCTTCGAAATTGTGATCGCTGATCAATGTGAAGAAGGGGCCCCGTTCCCTCAACTTTTCTTATCTAATGCCTCGATCATGGTCGCCACTGAAATGATTAAACATGGGTACAATCCCTGAAAGGGGCTCGGGGTATATCTACAAGGCATCATAGAGCCCATTACGTCAACCGCCAATGAGAAGTTCTTCGGCGTAGGTTTCCGAGCTACAGAGGCCGATAGAAAATGGGCTGATGAGCGCAAGAAAAATGGGAGGGTCCTTCCTCAGCCCGTTCCGCATCTCGCCAAGTCATttattgatcccaaatatgtagaagaagaagaagaacaggcCTTCACGGCTGAAGTGATTGAGGATATTTGTGAAGCCATAAAACGAATGCTTTATGAGTCCTACATGGTCCAGCCGGGGGAAGGAACGAGCAATGCTGAGGTGTTATACATGGGGCCAAATGCCAAGCTTCAGAATTGGAAAGCTACCCCATTCCCTGTCACgcgggaatcccggtagtccagtcttgccatcttttctacaTTACGAGTTATTTCAGGGCGTAACtcgaatatttttattttattgtctttTGATTTCGATGTAAACCCTCTTATCttcaattcaatgaaatgaaatcaatatttcatcatcaatggatgtttcctttttctttattctaattttgctatttttcttatcttttccttttcagttctaataatgcggacttaaataacatgacatgcttgcggacttcatgcccagatcctaaaacactgtctaactgtgaaataatgaatcaagatccagaatatgatgaagatgacgcttttagggaaataaatcgagaattggaacaatttgagaataagcctaatccaaacttaaatgaaaccgagccaGTTAATTTGGGCAGTCCAGAAGAGGTCcgagaaaccatgataagcattcacgtcGATGAAAGAACTAGGAATgaattgatccaacttttgtttgaattcaaggatgtgtttgcatggtcctatgatgatatgccaggtttGAGCGTTGATTTAGTAGTACATAAATTGCCAACTTATCCCGGTTACCCACCCgtacaacaaaagcaaagaaagtttaaaatggaaatcagtgataagatcaaagaagaagtcaccaaacaatTAAAAGCTGGTGTGATTCGGGTGGTCTGATACACCacgtggttggctaatgtggtcccagtgccgaagaaagatggtaaaacccaagtgtgtgttgattatcgggatttgaacaaagcaagtcccaaggacaactttccactgccaaacattCATATTCTTGTTGACAACTGTGctaaacatgagatacagtctttcgtggattgttatgctgggtatcaccaggttctgatggatgaggacgatgcagaaaagacggctttTACCACGCCGTTGGGCACTTATTgttacagagtcatgccattcggtttgaaaaatgccagggcaacttacatgagagccatgactgccatcttccatgacatgatataCCGGGAAATtaaggtgtatgtggatgatgtgatcattaaatccagAACACAAGAAGGCCATGTgcgagatctgagaaagttctttgagcgtctGCGCAGGTATGATTTGAAATTGAATTCGGCCAAATGTGTattcggagttccatctggaaaacttctgggatttatagtcagccggaggggtattgagttagatctgacaaagataaagtctattcgggatttgccacctccaagaaccaagaaagaggtcatgagtctgctagggagattgaattacatcagcaggttcattgctcagcttactaccacgtgtgagcccatatttaagttgctgaagaaagatgcagCGATTAAATGGACAAATGAATGTCAAAAGGCTTTTGATAATATCAAAGAATATCTATCAAATCCGCCAGTGTTGGTTCCAcccgagccaggaagacctttgttcttatatctgacagtcttggaaaattcctttGGCTGTGTCCTGA
Proteins encoded in this window:
- the LOC142171932 gene encoding uncharacterized protein LOC142171932, whose translation is MAEQFFEVNRISFSHDDLPQEGAAHNKALHLTVKCEGYYMKRVMLDGGSGVDICPLSMLQRMKIGTERIRPNNVCVRAFDGVKRDTIWEIDLILTIGPVDFEVTFQVLDMDTSYNFLLGRPWIHAAGAVPSTLHQRVKFEHENQEIVVHGEDEQSIYRDPSVLCL